The following are encoded in a window of Collinsella aerofaciens genomic DNA:
- the era gene encoding GTPase Era, whose protein sequence is MSDNMQPTDEVLDDEVLDAVDTEELEDVEEFDPFEGMSDEELDSLCDEDDGPMGFGDVEPGFRSGFVALVGRPNAGKSTLLNACYGKKVAITSPVAQTTRRRMRAVVNRPGYQLVFVDTPGIHKPKDGLGSELNKSALFELNDVDVVAFLIDATKPIGRGDAWVAERVRCARCKKVLVLTKADEADPAQVMEQLKAAHELMEYDDEIVTSSVKNFNVDAFIETVAHFLPEGPRWFPEDMGTDASDETLVAEFVREKVLRRTRDEIPHSVGVICDALEQTKKVLRVHATIYVEREGQKGIIIGKGGEMIKHIGIDARRDLERIFGTQVFLELDVKIKAGWRDDEAQIRRFGYNAED, encoded by the coding sequence ATGTCCGACAATATGCAGCCTACCGATGAAGTTTTGGATGACGAGGTCCTTGACGCGGTGGATACCGAGGAGCTCGAGGATGTCGAGGAGTTCGACCCGTTTGAGGGCATGAGCGACGAGGAACTCGACTCCCTGTGCGACGAGGACGACGGTCCTATGGGCTTTGGTGACGTGGAACCCGGTTTCCGCAGCGGCTTCGTGGCCCTGGTCGGTCGTCCCAACGCCGGCAAGTCCACGCTGCTTAATGCCTGCTATGGCAAAAAGGTCGCCATCACCTCGCCGGTGGCACAGACGACCCGCCGCCGCATGCGCGCCGTCGTCAACCGTCCCGGCTACCAGCTGGTCTTTGTCGATACCCCGGGTATTCATAAGCCCAAGGACGGCCTGGGGTCCGAGCTCAACAAGAGCGCACTGTTCGAGTTGAACGATGTCGACGTCGTCGCGTTTTTGATTGATGCCACCAAGCCGATCGGCAGGGGAGACGCCTGGGTTGCCGAGCGCGTCAGATGCGCTCGTTGCAAGAAGGTCCTGGTGCTCACCAAGGCCGATGAGGCCGACCCCGCACAGGTCATGGAGCAGCTTAAGGCTGCCCACGAGCTTATGGAATATGACGACGAGATTGTGACGTCGTCGGTTAAGAACTTCAACGTCGATGCCTTTATCGAGACCGTTGCGCACTTTTTGCCCGAGGGTCCGCGTTGGTTCCCCGAGGACATGGGTACCGACGCTTCCGATGAGACGCTCGTTGCCGAGTTTGTGCGCGAGAAGGTCTTGCGCCGCACCCGTGATGAGATCCCGCACTCCGTTGGCGTGATCTGCGATGCGCTCGAGCAGACCAAGAAGGTGCTGCGCGTGCACGCCACCATTTACGTCGAGCGCGAGGGCCAAAAGGGCATCATCATCGGCAAGGGCGGCGAGATGATCAAGCATATCGGTATCGACGCCCGTCGCGATCTTGAGCGCATTTTTGGCACGCAGGTCTTTTTGGAGTTGGACGTGAAGATCAAGGCCGGCTGGCGTGACGACGAGGCCCAGATTCGCCGCTTTGGCTATAACGCCGAGGACTAA